The Amycolatopsis japonica nucleotide sequence CGGCCCGCTTCGCGTCCTCGATTTCTCGCGGGTGCTCGCCGGCCCGTTCGCCACCATGCTGCTGGCCGACCTCGGCGCGACGGTGATCAAGGTCGAGCGGCCGGGCACCGGTGACGACACCCGCAGCTGGGGCCCGCCCTACGACGCGGCCGGGCAGGCGACGTACTTCCAGTCGGTGAACCGGAACAAGACGAGTGTGGCGCTGGACCTCGCGAATCCGGACGACCTCGCCCACGCCCGCGCGCTCGCGCTGGAGGCCGACGTCGTGGTCGAGAACTTCCGGCCGGGTGTGATGCAGCGGCTCGGCCTCGGGCCGGAGGTGCTGCTGGCGGCGAACCCCGGTCTCGTCCTCTGCTCCGTCACGGGTTTCGGCTCGGGCGGTGGCGCCGCGCTGCCCGGTTACGACCTGCTCATCCAGGCCGTCGGCGGGCTGATGAGCATCACCGGCGACCCGGCGGGTGAACCGCAGAAGGTCGGCGTCGCGCTCGTCGACGTGCTGGCCGGGCTGTTCGCGAGCGTCGGCATCCTCGCCGCCCTGCGCCACCGCGACCGCACCGGGCAGGGACAGCGCGTCGAGATCGACCTGCTGTCCAGCCTGCTCGCCGCCCTGGTCAACCAGGGCAGCGCCTACACCTCCGGCGGGACGGTCCCGGCGCGGATGGGCAACCGGCATCCCAGCATCGCCCCGTACGAACTCGTCCCCTGCGCCGATCACGAACTCGCGCTCGCCGTCGGCAACGACCGGCAGTTCGCGGCGCTGTGCGAGGTCATCGGCCTGCCGGAACTCGCGGAAGACAGCCGGTTCGTGACCAATCCGGCACGGGTCGCGCACCGGACCGGGCTCCGCGCGCTGCTCGAAGACCATTTCGGCAAGCGTCCCGCGGCCGAGTGGGCGGCGGAGCTGAGCGCGGCAGGCGTTCCCGCCGGGGAAGTCAACGACGTCGCGGGCGCGTTCGCGCTGGCCGAACGGCTCGGCCTGAACCCGACGGTCGATCTCCCGCGGCCCGACGGCACCTCCGTGCGGCTGACCCGCAACCCGATCGGGCTGTCGGCGACACCACCGCGCTACGAGACGGCGCCGCCGGACGCCCCTGGGCAACTCACCCTTCCCCTGCCCGGCTGGAGCTGACGAGGAGCGGTCAGCGGACTGTCAGTGCTTCGTCAACGCCGGCCGTGAAGCTCCTGCCATGACGAACAAGACAGTCCTCATCTCCGGCGCCAGCATCGCCGGTCCCGCGCTCGCCTTCTGGCTCTCCCGCCAGGGTTACGCGGTCACCGTCGTCGAACGGTCGCCGGAACTCCGCGGCGGCGGTCAGGCGGTCGATTTCAAGGGCGCCACCCACCGCGCCGTACTCGAGCGGATGGGCATCCTCGACGAGATCCGGCGGCAGCAGACCGGCGGGCTCGACCAGACCATCGTCGACGCCGAGGGGCGGCCGCTCGCCGTCCTGCCCGGTGAGTTCACCGGCGGCGACGTCGAGATCCGGCGCGGCGATCTGGCCCGGATCCTGTACGACCGGACCTCGTCCGACTGCGAGTACGTCTTCGGCGACTCGATCACTTCGCTGACCGAGACCCCCGACGGCGTCGACGTCACCTTCGAGCGCGAAGCCCCGAGGCGGTTCGACCTCGTCTTCGGTGCCGACGGCATTCACTCGACCGTGCGACGGCTGGCGTTCGGCCCGGAAGCCGGCTACGTGCAGCACCTCGGCCACTACTACGCCCTGGTCGAGACCGGCGAAACCGACGGCGGCCCGGCCGTGATGTACAACGAGCCCGGCCGCATGGCCGCCACCGGCGGGCCCAAGGCGACCGCGTTCTTCGTGTTCGCCTCCCCGGAAATCGGCTACGACCGCTACGACACCGGCCGGCAGAAGGAGATCCTGGCCGCCGCGTTCGAGGGTGGCGGCTGGCGGCTGCCCGAGCTGATGGAGATGGTGCAGCGCTCGGACGACGTCTACCTGGACTCGATCGCCCGGGTGACGATGGACGGCTACTCCACCGGACGCGTCGCGCTGCTCGGCGACGCGGCGTACGGCAACACGCTGGGCGGCTTCGGCACGGGGCTCGCCGTCGTGGCCGCGTACGTCATCGCGGGCGAACTCGCCGCGGCGGACGGCGACCACGAACTCGCCTTCCGCCGGTACGACGAGAAGTTCCTCGGCTACGCCAAGATCGCCCGCAACGCCAACGCCGGGCCGTTCCTCGCACCGCCGACCACCCTGCGGATCAAGCTGCGCGACCAGATGTTCAAGCGCCGGTTCCTGCTGCGCGGGATGCTGTGGGTGACCGACAGGTTCGCCACCGACATCACCCTCGACGAGTACCCCGCGCTCGCCCGGCAGGGCTGACCACCCGGCTTCGGCGTGCGCGATCCGCCGAGCCGTGGTCGGCTGGATCGGGTTTCCCGCGTGACGTTTCCGGGGAAGCGGTGTCTTAAGGGTGACCACCTGCCCGGGTGGGGTGAAGGGAGCTTCGGCATGACGGCGCTGCACAGGTGCGCTCGATGACGACTTCAGCGAGAACAGAGCCGCTCGCGGCCGGCGAAACGGTGCTGGACGACGCGACGCTGGTGGCGCGCGCCCGCGACGGTGAGATCCGCGCGTACGAGCAGCTCGTCCTGCGGTTCCAGGGGCCGATGTACCGGCTGGCGCTGCGGATGCTGGGGAACAAGGGCGACGCCGAAGACGTCGTCCAGGAGGTGTTCCTCGTCGCCTGGCGGCGGCTCGACCAGTTGCAGGAGGACGCGGCGTTCGTCGGCTGGCTCTACCGGATGACGACCAACCGGTGCCTGAACGTGATCCGCGCCAGGAAGCCGGTGGCCGACGTCGAACTGGACCAGCAGGAGTCCACCGGTTCGGCGGGCCGTCCGGACCGCGCGGCCGAGACGAGCGCGCAGATGACGGCGCTCACCGGGGCGCTGGACCAGCTGACCGCCGAGCAACGGGCCTGCTGGCTGTTGCGCGAGGTCCACGGTCGCTCCTACGAGGAGATCGCGAAGGCGATCGGGGCGACCACCACCGCGGTGCGCGGACGCATCGCGCGAGCACGAGCACAGTTGGCGGAGGTGATGGCGCCATGGCGATGAACCACGCGACCCGCGACTACCTGCTGCCGTGCGGCCGTGATGTGGAACAGGTCTGGGAACGGCTCGACGAGGTCGGCGCCGGCCGGGCGGACACGCACGAACTCGACTGCCCGCACTGCCGGGCCACCCGCGAAAGCCTTCTGGTGCTGCGCGGGCTGACCAGGGAACTGGCCGACGACGACACCGAGCCGTCGCCGGACCTCACCGGCCGCATCATGTCCGCGATCCGCGCCGAGGTGCGGCGTCGCGATCTGGTGCCGCTGGCGAGCCCGGAGCCGGGCGAGGTCCAGGTGAGCGATCAGGCGGTCGCGGCCGTGCTGCGGTTCGCCGCGGACTCCGTCGACGGCGTCCGCGCGCGGCGCTGCCGGGTCCTGCCCGCACCCGACATCACCGACCCGCTGGCCGTGAACGTGGAGCTGAACCTGGCGATCGCGCATGATTTCGACGGTGACTCGCTGGACGTCGTCCGCGAGCGGGTCACCGCGGCGGCGGGTGCCAGGGTCGGCGTCCGCCTGGCCCGGCTCGATCTGGTGGTGGAGGACCTCTATGACGCGTGAGCAGGCACCGGCCCGGCACCTGGTCGAGACGGTGATCGCCCCGCCGGTGATCGCGGCGGTCGCCGCGCACGCCGCGGCCCGGGTCCCCGGCGTGGTACGCCTGGAACCCGGGCTGCGCGGGCTGGCCGGTTCGCTGACCAGGATCGCGCGGCAGCGGATCAAGGGCCTCGAACCGGCGCCCACGGAAGGGGTCCGCGCGTTCGTCG carries:
- a CDS encoding RNA polymerase sigma factor, with translation MTTSARTEPLAAGETVLDDATLVARARDGEIRAYEQLVLRFQGPMYRLALRMLGNKGDAEDVVQEVFLVAWRRLDQLQEDAAFVGWLYRMTTNRCLNVIRARKPVADVELDQQESTGSAGRPDRAAETSAQMTALTGALDQLTAEQRACWLLREVHGRSYEEIAKAIGATTTAVRGRIARARAQLAEVMAPWR
- a CDS encoding Asp23/Gls24 family envelope stress response protein produces the protein MTREQAPARHLVETVIAPPVIAAVAAHAAARVPGVVRLEPGLRGLAGSLTRIARQRIKGLEPAPTEGVRAFVEHDPPDVRVEIDLSLSGLDQAAATAQAVQRAVGKAVTEATGLTPSAVSVSILDIEIRGGLL
- a CDS encoding FAD-dependent monooxygenase is translated as MTNKTVLISGASIAGPALAFWLSRQGYAVTVVERSPELRGGGQAVDFKGATHRAVLERMGILDEIRRQQTGGLDQTIVDAEGRPLAVLPGEFTGGDVEIRRGDLARILYDRTSSDCEYVFGDSITSLTETPDGVDVTFEREAPRRFDLVFGADGIHSTVRRLAFGPEAGYVQHLGHYYALVETGETDGGPAVMYNEPGRMAATGGPKATAFFVFASPEIGYDRYDTGRQKEILAAAFEGGGWRLPELMEMVQRSDDVYLDSIARVTMDGYSTGRVALLGDAAYGNTLGGFGTGLAVVAAYVIAGELAAADGDHELAFRRYDEKFLGYAKIARNANAGPFLAPPTTLRIKLRDQMFKRRFLLRGMLWVTDRFATDITLDEYPALARQG
- a CDS encoding CaiB/BaiF CoA transferase family protein, yielding MSETALGPLRVLDFSRVLAGPFATMLLADLGATVIKVERPGTGDDTRSWGPPYDAAGQATYFQSVNRNKTSVALDLANPDDLAHARALALEADVVVENFRPGVMQRLGLGPEVLLAANPGLVLCSVTGFGSGGGAALPGYDLLIQAVGGLMSITGDPAGEPQKVGVALVDVLAGLFASVGILAALRHRDRTGQGQRVEIDLLSSLLAALVNQGSAYTSGGTVPARMGNRHPSIAPYELVPCADHELALAVGNDRQFAALCEVIGLPELAEDSRFVTNPARVAHRTGLRALLEDHFGKRPAAEWAAELSAAGVPAGEVNDVAGAFALAERLGLNPTVDLPRPDGTSVRLTRNPIGLSATPPRYETAPPDAPGQLTLPLPGWS